DNA sequence from the Streptomyces tsukubensis genome:
CGCGAAGTTCTGGCAGACCAGGGTGAAGTGGTGCCGCTCGTCGAGATCACGGATCGACCGGATGCGGCCGATCCCGTCGCGACTGCCCAGCTGACAGCCGAGCGCGTAGCAGGAGTCCGTGGGATACGCGATGAGCGCACCGGAACGGATGCTCTCGGCCAGACCGACGATGGTCCGTCGCTGGGGGTTCTCGGGGTGCACGTCGAAGTACTTTGCCATCGGGGCAGTCTAGGTTGCCGCTCCTCGTCCCGACGGCCCCGTACAGCCCCGTAGGGCCCCGTACGGGACCCTGCATCAGCAAAGCGGGTGAAACGGGCGAAGCGGCGCAAGGCTGCGGTCTCCCGGAAGGCCGCCGTAATCGCGGGGCCGGTCCCGCACCCCGCCGCGGAGTGTGCGCTCACGGGTGACCTCCCGTGCGCCCGGTGGCGAACCAGCCGCCCCTGACCGGCCTAGATTCCGGCCAGAGCGAAGGCGCCGTGCAGGGCCGCCGGCACAACTGCTCCCGTACCCCGGTCCTCCGCACCCCGCTCTTCCGTGCCCGATTCGTCCGACAACCGTCCACACCCCCTCCGGAGGAGCGACAGCCATGCGCACCGACATGCTGATCGGCGGCGAGTGGACCGCAGGCAGCGGTTCCACCTTCCCCACCTTCAACCCGGCCACCGGCGAGGTCATCGCCGAACTGCCCGACGCCACCGAGGCGGACGTCGACGCAGCCGTACGGGCCGCGGCCGTCGCCTTCCGCTCGCCCGAGTGGGGCGGACTGCTCCCGGCGGCCCGGGCGAGGCTGCTCCTGCGCGTGGCCGACCTGCTGGAGGAGCACGCGGACGAACTGGCCCGGCTGGAGACCCTGGACCAGGGGCAGCCGCTCGCTGTGAGCGCCGGGTTCTCGGTGCCCAACGCGATCGAACACTTCCGCTACTACGCGGGCTGGGTCACCAAGATCACCGGAGTGTCCTCGCCGCTGTCCGTCCCCGACGCCGACCACCGGACGGTACGCGAACCCCTGGGCGTCTGCGGGTTGATCACCCCGTGGAACTTCCCGCTGATGATCCTGGTGTGGAAGCTCGCGCCCGCCCTCGCCACCGGGAACACCGTGGTCATCAAGCCCGCCGAGCAGACCCCGCTGTCCACCCTGCGGCTCGCCGAGCTGATGGCGGAGGCAGGGGTCCCGGCCGGTGTCGTCAATGTCGTCACCGGCGGCCCGGAGACCGGCCGTGCGCTGGTGCGCCATCCGTCGGTGAAGAAGATCTCCTTCACCGGTTCCACCGCCGTGGGCCGGGAGATCGGCGCGGAGTGCGGCCGGACCCTGAAGAAGGTGTCGCTGGAGCTGGGCGGCAAGGCACCCAGCATCATCACCGCGGACGCCGATATCGACGCCGCGGTCCAGGGCAACCTGCTGGGCGGGCTCCTCAACTCGGGCCAGGTCTGCGCCGCGTACACCCGCTTCTACGTGGACGGCAAGCGGCACGACGAGTTCGCGGAGAAACTGGCGGGGGCGGCCGGTTCGCTCCGGCTCGGTGACGGGCTCCACCCCGACACCCACCTCGGTCCGCTGGTCTCCGCCGAACAGGTCGAGCAGACCGCCCGCTATGTGGCCGTCGGCCGCGAGGAGGGCGCCGAGCTGCTGACCGGCGGCGGCCGGCCCGGCGGTGAACTGTCCGCGGGGTTCTTCCACGAGCCGACCGTCTTCGCCGGGGTCGGACAGGACATGCGGATCGCCCGCGAGGAGATCTTCGGCCCGGTGCTGGCGGTGATGCCCTACGAGGACCCCGAGGAGCTCGTAGGCCTCGCCAACGACTCCGAGTACGGACTCGCGGCGTCGATCTGGTCCCGGGACATCGCCACCGCCAACCGGCTCGCCCGCCGGGTGAAGGCCGGCACGGTCTGGATCAACATGATGCAGGGCCTGGACGCGGCGGCGGCCTGGGGCGGCACCAAGTCCTCCGGTATCGGCCGTGAGATGGGCTGGGAGGCGATCACGGCATACACCGAGGTCAAGAGCATCTGGACCAGCCACATCTGACGGAGCACGACCCGGCCGGGACACCCGTCCGGTCCCGGCGGCGGGCCGTGGGGAGGCCCCGGCGCCGCCGGGACCGGTTCCTCCCCACCGCCTTCGGACCAGAACCCCCGCCCCACCGGTGCCGGAGCACCATATGGGGCGTACCAGCGAGGAGCCCCCGCATGGCCATCGACTTCACCCTCACCCCCGAACAGCTCGTCCTGCGCGCCCGGGCCCGCGATTTCGCCCGGCGGTCCCTGAGCGGGGTCGGCCCCGCCACCCGGCTGCTGACCGATCCCGAGGAGCGCTGGCAGGCGACCCGGCCGGTCTACGAGCAGGCCGTCGCGGAGGGCTGGCTGCGGCGCATCCTGCCCGAACCGCTCGGCGGCGAGGGCCGGGGCATGGTCGACCTCGCACTGGTGGCGGAGGAGTTCGTCGCCGTCGACGCGAATGTGTCCCTCACCCTGTTCGCCGTCACCCTCGGTCTGACCCCGCTGATGGCCGCGGGGAGCCCGGAACAGCTCAAGGAGCACTTCGGCCGGTTCCTGGAACCGGCGGGCGCACCGCTCGCGGCCTTCGCCTTCAGCGAGCCCGGCGGCATCGCCAACTACGACGCGCCCGCACCCGCCGAAGGCGTCCGTACCACCGCCGTCCTCGACGAGCGCACCGGCGAGTGGGTGATCAACGGCTCCAAGCGCTGGGTGTCGAGCGCCGGTGGCTGGGACGGCCAGGGGCCGGATCTGCTCGCCGTGGTGTGCCGTACGAGCACGACGGCCGCGCCCGGCGAAGCGCTCTCCGTCATTCTGGTGCCCGGCCCGGTCGCCGGGCTCACCCTCGACAACAGCCTCGACCTGCTCGGCCACCGGGCCCACCAGACGCCCACGATCACCCTGCGCGATGTCCGTGTGCCGCGCGGCAATGTCCTCGGGGTACCGGGTGCCGGGCGGGCGGTCGTAGCGGGCAGCTTCGTGCCCACGGCGGCGCTGGTCGGTGTGTTCGCCCTGGCCAAGATGCGCGCGGCGTTCGACTTCGCGCTGGGCTTCGCCAAGCGCGAGCGGCGGGCGGGAGCGGTGCCGATCATCGACCACCAGGCCGTGGGGTACGCCCTCGCGGACGCGAAGTCCGCGATGGAAGCGGTGCGCTGTCTGTCCTGGCGGGCCTGTCACGCACTGGACACCGGGAGCCCCGCGGCGGCCGAGCTCGCCCTCCATGCGAAGGTCTTCGGTTCGGAGACGGCGGTACGGGTCGTCACCGACCTGATGCGCGTCGTCGGCATGGAGAGCTACAGCCATGAGAGCCCGCTCGCCGAGATCCTTCAGGACGCGCTCGCCTACCCGCTCTTCGACGGCGGCAACATCGGTGTCCGGCGGCGGCAACTGCACGCCATGCTCGCGGATCCGGAGTACGACGCCTACGCCACCCATGAGGACCCGGCCCGGTAGGCGCGCGGGAACGCCGTCAGGGCGGTGCGGGGTCCCGGTGGAGACCGGGACCCCGCACCGCCCTGACGGCCTCGGCGCGGATCTCGACCGCACTTTGGCCGTACTCGGCCCGCAGGGCGCGGCTGAGATGGGCCGCGTCGAGATACCCCCAGCCGGCGGCGATCACGGAGACGCTGCGGTCCACGAGCGCGGGGTCCGCCAGATCGCGGCGGATCCGCTCCAGCCGGCGGCTCCTGACCCAGGAGGCGAGTGATACGCCACGCCGCTGCAGGACCTTGTGCAGATAGCGCACCGAGATGTGGTGCGCACGGGCCACCGACTCCGGGGAGAGACGCGGGTCGGAGAGCCGGCCGAGGCAGTGGGTGAGGATGCGCTCGGCGAGATCGTCCGACGGGCGCAGGGCGACGGGCTGTTCGGCCAGAGCCGACAGCACCAGGGAGACGAGGGCGTCGGCCAGATGCGGGCCCCCGCTGCCGGAACAGGCGGGCAGTTCGTCCGCCGTCTCCCTGAGCAGCGCCGCCGCCAGTCGCCGCCCGCCGCCGTCGGTCGGCACCGCCGACGCGGTACGGCCGGCGAG
Encoded proteins:
- a CDS encoding AraC-like ligand-binding domain-containing protein; this encodes MPPVTGTRERDDHFERLVSEAFAPLRIRGDETPGGGSGGSCGTLRSARPGEVLITRITGGPCTVQRPPSLIGSGDRQLLKVALHGSGRAGVEQDGRQCLVAPGDLVVYETARPYELRFWDPFDLIVLGIPRILLGPHTDPLAGRTASAVPTDGGGRRLAAALLRETADELPACSGSGGPHLADALVSLVLSALAEQPVALRPSDDLAERILTHCLGRLSDPRLSPESVARAHHISVRYLHKVLQRRGVSLASWVRSRRLERIRRDLADPALVDRSVSVIAAGWGYLDAAHLSRALRAEYGQSAVEIRAEAVRAVRGPGLHRDPAPP
- a CDS encoding acyl-CoA dehydrogenase family protein, whose amino-acid sequence is MAIDFTLTPEQLVLRARARDFARRSLSGVGPATRLLTDPEERWQATRPVYEQAVAEGWLRRILPEPLGGEGRGMVDLALVAEEFVAVDANVSLTLFAVTLGLTPLMAAGSPEQLKEHFGRFLEPAGAPLAAFAFSEPGGIANYDAPAPAEGVRTTAVLDERTGEWVINGSKRWVSSAGGWDGQGPDLLAVVCRTSTTAAPGEALSVILVPGPVAGLTLDNSLDLLGHRAHQTPTITLRDVRVPRGNVLGVPGAGRAVVAGSFVPTAALVGVFALAKMRAAFDFALGFAKRERRAGAVPIIDHQAVGYALADAKSAMEAVRCLSWRACHALDTGSPAAAELALHAKVFGSETAVRVVTDLMRVVGMESYSHESPLAEILQDALAYPLFDGGNIGVRRRQLHAMLADPEYDAYATHEDPAR
- a CDS encoding aldehyde dehydrogenase family protein is translated as MRTDMLIGGEWTAGSGSTFPTFNPATGEVIAELPDATEADVDAAVRAAAVAFRSPEWGGLLPAARARLLLRVADLLEEHADELARLETLDQGQPLAVSAGFSVPNAIEHFRYYAGWVTKITGVSSPLSVPDADHRTVREPLGVCGLITPWNFPLMILVWKLAPALATGNTVVIKPAEQTPLSTLRLAELMAEAGVPAGVVNVVTGGPETGRALVRHPSVKKISFTGSTAVGREIGAECGRTLKKVSLELGGKAPSIITADADIDAAVQGNLLGGLLNSGQVCAAYTRFYVDGKRHDEFAEKLAGAAGSLRLGDGLHPDTHLGPLVSAEQVEQTARYVAVGREEGAELLTGGGRPGGELSAGFFHEPTVFAGVGQDMRIAREEIFGPVLAVMPYEDPEELVGLANDSEYGLAASIWSRDIATANRLARRVKAGTVWINMMQGLDAAAAWGGTKSSGIGREMGWEAITAYTEVKSIWTSHI